In bacterium, the DNA window AACAGGCCGGTGCGGTCGGCCTGGAGATCTATAACCTCAAAGGCCAACGGGTGACGACGTTGGTAAACCGGTTTCTGGAGGCAGGCGCTTACACTGCGGTTTGGGATGCCCGAGATGCCGAAGGCCGGTTGCTGCCCAGCGGCTCGTACCTTTATAAATTGAAAATCGGTTCGTTTGAGCAAGTCAAATTAATGGAATATGTAAAGTAATCTGTCCTCCTCCACCCCCGGCCTTGATGAAAATCAGGCCGGGGGCCCTCCCTTGTCGGTTGATCGGCCTCTTCTGCCACCGCTGAATAAATTTTCTTTTTAAACCCGCTAATTAATCGTAAATTTCTTATTCAAAACCAGAGCGCTCCAGAACCTATTCGCCACGGCAAGGTCAATCGAACAAGCCACTATGCGCATCAATCCTTTTCTCATGATCCGGCACGCCGTTGCCCACCGTCCGGTCAACTCAAGCACAGAAATCCGGATCACCCGGCTGTGCAGCCAGCGGTGCCGTCAATGCCGGGTGTATGAGCGGAATACCGATCCGGCGAACATGAGCCTCGAACGCTTTAGAGCGGTCGCCGCCGATCTAAAAAAATACGGAGCCTATCTCGGCTTCATCTCCGGGGGAGAAGCGCTGCTGAATCCCGATCTGCTGCCGATTCTGGCGGAAGCAAAAAAAACATTTCGTGTCGCCACTACGCTGGTGACCGGTCTGTATCACCAGCGGGACTGGGTAGGGGAGGTGGCTGCCTATTGTCTGGCGAACGACATTAACATCCAGACCTCGTTGGACGGCTTGGGCGAAACCGGCGACTATTTGCGTGGCGTCAAGCAGTACAGCCGTACGGTGCTGGATCATATGGCTCTGATCAGCGAAATGAAACAAAAATCCAAATCGAAATCCTTGCTCTACGCCAACATCGTCCTCAATCAAAAAAATCTGGACCAGGTGCCGCAGCTGATTCAAAGCGCCCGCAACTTAAAATGGCGCGCTACTATCGGATTATATCACCATCTCACCGAGACCACGCGCAGCGACGACGAACTGCAGATCGTTCCGGACGAACGGCTGGATGCGCTGCTGGCCTTTCTGGACCACCATCCGGATATTTTGAATCTTGATTCATTCGTCCGCGGCATCGGCCCGTTCCTGCGAAACGGCGCAACCACTCCCTGCCCATTCGTCGCCAGCCGGTTGTGGATGACCCGCGTTACGATTATGGAAACCGGCGATGTTCATCTCTGCTGGGGCGAGCCTCTCGGCCGTCTTCCAGAACAATCGCTGCAGGACGTTTTCCACAGCGCCAACTATCATGAACGGTTGCAGCAGTACGCCGCGTGCAGCGGATGCTGGACCACCTGTTACACCCAGCGCTATCTGCTGTTGCATCCGCGTTCGATCACAGAGCTTTCTCACAATCTCATCAAGATGATCCGGCTGCACCGTTATCAACAGGAGCGGCGGCGATGATCAAGTGGACCGTCCTGCTGCTCGTCCCGTTTCTGCTGACCGCAAAAACCAGGTTCGTCGGCAACAGCGATCTGAACCAATTCGAACGCGAAGAGCTGACTTTCTCCCTTTCGTTCCGCGGCGTCGCAGCAGCCAGAGCGCGGATGCGTTGTGAAACGCTTTCCGAACAGGTGTGGCGGATTCAGGTCGACACGGACACCAAATTCTGGGCAGACCTGGTCTTTCCGGTATGCAACCGATATATCACTTTGATCGACCAACTAAGCGGACGGGTTGTCCAGGTCGAAAAAAAAATTAAACAAAAAAACCTGTCTCAAGAAATGGCGGTGTTCTATGATTACGCCGCCGGTCGCGCCCATGCTTCGCATGGTTTTGATTGGAAGATCGGCGACGAGTTGCAGACGCTCTTCTCCCTGCTCTATCAATTGCGTGGCATGGATCCGGCGCCATCGGACTCGCTGCATTGCCTTTTGGAAATCGAAAGCCAACTATGGGTCGTCACCGGTCAGGTGCAAGTCGGCGAGCCGGTCGACGGATCTTTCTCCGATCTGCCGGTGCGCAGCATCATGCTCGACTTTGTTCCGCAGAGACCATTGAAGCCCAGGGAATGGAAAACCGACCTGTTGACCAATCGCTTTGGCCGCCAGGGCAAATTGATTCTCAAAATGGGACCGGCCCCTGAGAACCTGCCGATCTGGATGCAAATCGGCGGGGGCAGCAATCCGGTTTCCATGAAATTGCTCTCGCGCAAAAAAGGATGACGTCATGGTGGGCACGCTGAGCCTCTTACTTGCCATTCTCTATGTGTCGCTGAGCCTCTGGGTCTGGTACATGGTACGCCGGCCGTGGCCCAGGTGCGAACAGGCGGACGTGCCTATGGTCTCGGTCATCATCGCCGGCCGCAATGAAATGGAACAACTGCCCGGTTGTCTGGACAGTCTGATGCAACTGCAGTATCCGGCTGAAAAGCTCGAGATCCTGCTGGTGGATGATGCCTCTCACGACGGCTCGCTGGCGCTGCTGCAGGCCTTTGCTGAGGGAAAACAGCACGTAACCGTATTGGCGCTGGAGCGCGGGGTAAAAGAGCTTTCCGGCAAAGCGGGCGCCGTGCTCCAGGCAATCGAAAAAAGCAGCGGCGAGTACATCTTTATCACCGATGCAGACTGCCGGGTTCCTTCTCGATGGATAGAGACGCATCTTACCTATTTCACGACCGAGGTCGGCATGGTCGGCGGTCTGACGCTGCTGCGCCGGCGTCACGGCAAAACCTCTTTGCTGGATCGGGTGCAAGCGCTGGATTGGCTGTTTCTGCAATTAATCTCTTCCGCCTGTGCACAGGCAGGCAAACCGCTGAGCTGGATGGGCAACAACATGGCGTTCCGCCGATCGGCCTACGATGAAGTGGGTGGATACCGCACGTTGAACTATAGCTTGATCGAGGATTTCAGCCTGTTGAACGCGATCAGCCGCAAAACCTCCTGGCGCGTGGTCCTGCACACGGATCAGGCGGCGATTGTTCAAAGCCGGCCGGAAAAAACCTTGAAACAGCTGTACCAGCAACGCCGACGGTGGGCGCTGGGAATCCTGCCGGTACGGCCGCTGGGAAAAATGCTGATGGCGGTCACCTATTGCATCCGCATGCTGGTTTGGCTGTGCGCGGCACTACTGTATCCCGCCGGATGGATCGCTTTGGCTGCCATTGTGCTGGGCGATGGATTGATATTATCCAGCCGGCCCGTGTTTTCCGCTCGAGAACTTTTCAGGTCCGGGCTCGGATTCGAATTGTTTTATTTTCTATTCGTGATGTTGATGCCGCCCGCCCTCTGGCTGGATAAAACCATCATTTGGAAAGATGATGTGTACGCGTATTGAATGAAACTGAACCGTCATGGCCCTTCTTCGTCCTTTGCTCCTGCAGTATTATATCACCGAACAGTGCAATTGCCGCTGCCGCGTCTGCGACATCTGGCGCAAGGGACGAACGGACAACGCCGCCCTCGCGGTGGTGGTACGACGCCTGAACGAGGCGCGCCGGCTCGGCGTTCGTTTCGTGGATTTTACTGGCGGGGAGCCGCTGCTCCATCCTCAGCTGCCGGCGATGCTGCGCGCGGCTCAAGCCTGTGGATTGAAGACCACTCTGACCACCAATGCGCTGCTCTATCCGCTGCGTTGCAAGGAACTTGCCGGTCTGGTTCATTTTCTCCACTTTTCGCTCGATGGCGCTGACGCGGAGGTGCACAACCGTTTGCGCGGCGCGCAAGTCTTCGACAGCGTACTCCACAGCCTGGACCTGGCGCGAAGCTGCGGCGAACGACCGGATATCACGTTTACCGTTGGAAGGCACAATCTGAACCAATTGCCGCTGCTGAGCCGTATCGCCGGGGAGCTCAGGTTGATCCTCATCGTCAATCCGGTGTTTCGCCATCAAGGGTATCAGCCCCTCTCCGAGCAAGAGCTGTCCTATATCGAAGGATTTGTCACACGCCCCTATGTCTACATCAACACCGCGCTTCATCGGCTGCTGCGTCAGGGCGGAAATCAAATCGCACTGCCCCGCTGCCGGGCCATGGACAGCGTGCTCGTCATCTCCCCCGACAATCGTCTACTGGCGCCCTGTTACCACTTTGTCCAGGAGGCGCAACAGATCACCGACCTGGAAGATCTATATCACAGCAATTGGTTTCGCGCGTTGAGAGAACGACAGGGCGCTTTTCCAGCGTGCGCTGGATGCAGCCTGAATTGCTATTTTGATCCCTCTTTTCATTATCAGTTGGACCGATTTTTTTTCGACAGCCTGGCTGCCAAGTTCCGTTACGTACGATACAAATACCTGTCGCCGCTGGCTGCAAGCAGCAAGCCCGCTGCGACCGTCTTTCATCAAATCACGAATGAAAAATGCTGATCTCTGGATTGCCTGATCTCATACATATCCTTCCGCTGATCTTGTATGCCGAAACCCATTTTCGTATACCTGGCCTGTTCAGTCTATTGTATAAGAAACAGCCGGAGATCCTAGTGGATGTGCCACACCGACTGCAGCAGGGGCAGGATTTACCGGTGCTGCTGCTGATCAAGGACAGCCACAGATTTCCCGTCCTGCTGGAGAAATTGACCGTTCGCATCGCTGAACAGACATGGACTTATCCTCTGAACGAACCGGT includes these proteins:
- a CDS encoding glycosyltransferase, producing the protein MVGTLSLLLAILYVSLSLWVWYMVRRPWPRCEQADVPMVSVIIAGRNEMEQLPGCLDSLMQLQYPAEKLEILLVDDASHDGSLALLQAFAEGKQHVTVLALERGVKELSGKAGAVLQAIEKSSGEYIFITDADCRVPSRWIETHLTYFTTEVGMVGGLTLLRRRHGKTSLLDRVQALDWLFLQLISSACAQAGKPLSWMGNNMAFRRSAYDEVGGYRTLNYSLIEDFSLLNAISRKTSWRVVLHTDQAAIVQSRPEKTLKQLYQQRRRWALGILPVRPLGKMLMAVTYCIRMLVWLCAALLYPAGWIALAAIVLGDGLILSSRPVFSARELFRSGLGFELFYFLFVMLMPPALWLDKTIIWKDDVYAY
- a CDS encoding radical SAM protein, which translates into the protein MALLRPLLLQYYITEQCNCRCRVCDIWRKGRTDNAALAVVVRRLNEARRLGVRFVDFTGGEPLLHPQLPAMLRAAQACGLKTTLTTNALLYPLRCKELAGLVHFLHFSLDGADAEVHNRLRGAQVFDSVLHSLDLARSCGERPDITFTVGRHNLNQLPLLSRIAGELRLILIVNPVFRHQGYQPLSEQELSYIEGFVTRPYVYINTALHRLLRQGGNQIALPRCRAMDSVLVISPDNRLLAPCYHFVQEAQQITDLEDLYHSNWFRALRERQGAFPACAGCSLNCYFDPSFHYQLDRFFFDSLAAKFRYVRYKYLSPLAASSKPAATVFHQITNEKC
- a CDS encoding radical SAM protein; translated protein: MRINPFLMIRHAVAHRPVNSSTEIRITRLCSQRCRQCRVYERNTDPANMSLERFRAVAADLKKYGAYLGFISGGEALLNPDLLPILAEAKKTFRVATTLVTGLYHQRDWVGEVAAYCLANDINIQTSLDGLGETGDYLRGVKQYSRTVLDHMALISEMKQKSKSKSLLYANIVLNQKNLDQVPQLIQSARNLKWRATIGLYHHLTETTRSDDELQIVPDERLDALLAFLDHHPDILNLDSFVRGIGPFLRNGATTPCPFVASRLWMTRVTIMETGDVHLCWGEPLGRLPEQSLQDVFHSANYHERLQQYAACSGCWTTCYTQRYLLLHPRSITELSHNLIKMIRLHRYQQERRR
- a CDS encoding DUF3108 domain-containing protein; this encodes MIKWTVLLLVPFLLTAKTRFVGNSDLNQFEREELTFSLSFRGVAAARARMRCETLSEQVWRIQVDTDTKFWADLVFPVCNRYITLIDQLSGRVVQVEKKIKQKNLSQEMAVFYDYAAGRAHASHGFDWKIGDELQTLFSLLYQLRGMDPAPSDSLHCLLEIESQLWVVTGQVQVGEPVDGSFSDLPVRSIMLDFVPQRPLKPREWKTDLLTNRFGRQGKLILKMGPAPENLPIWMQIGGGSNPVSMKLLSRKKG